The following proteins come from a genomic window of Hydractinia symbiolongicarpus strain clone_291-10 chromosome 2, HSymV2.1, whole genome shotgun sequence:
- the LOC130630743 gene encoding uncharacterized protein LOC130630743 yields MKVNLNRLNDKLENSETIVDDLRNEKAKLKRKTHSLLLKIENQKKLIDHKEVNDMKCLKSDYDKLCTNMKQLTEENRDLQMLVSLLNDNEIVTFEGGRYSDEIREVVMEILSLNVSMGKVNDVIKVVLEKLAKKRVDRLPSQGLKSHLMQEALILAQLQVAEAMIDNDKEAFGNCLHGDGTSKYHKHYQNFQITTSKGKTLTFGLSEVAGGDAATVMKNFTDTIDDMCDILKECDKDANFSRLVTSIKSTMSDLGPINPLFNSQLKSLREKLLPNVVENWNYLSETQKTDMTDMGNFFCKLHLLANFASEADKVLHSFERMVLCDDYETVFAFNSAKESSASRLVRTACKAFHVRGSDECGVASYFNSFLAGRNQKSYFVPFIGNRFYILFYNAAALYYHRDAVVSFLSSWPDPNNLLKAVNEDVSNKLFLNLALLINY; encoded by the coding sequence ATGAAAGTAAACTTGAACAGACTCAATGATAAATTAGAAAACAGTGAAACTATAGTTGATGATCTGCGGAATGAGAAAGCAAAACTGAAAAGAAAGACGCACagtttgttgttaaaaattgaaaaccagAAAAAATTGATTGACCACAAAGAAGTGAATGATATGAAGTGTTTAAAAAGTGATTATGACAAACTCTGTACAAACATGAAGCAACTTACTGAAGAAAATCGTGATTTGCAAATGCTCGTTTCGTTATTAAACGACAATGAAATTGTAACATTTGAAGGTGGACGTTATTCAGACGAAATAAGAGAAGTTGTTATGGAAATACTTTCCTTGAATGTCAGCATGGGAAAGGTAAATGATGTGATCAAGGTTGTACTTgaaaaacttgcaaaaaaaaggGTTGACAGGTTGCCTTCACAaggtttaaaaagtcatttaatgCAAGAAGCATTAATTTTAGCACAATTACAGGTTGCAGAAGCAATGATTGATAATGACAAGGAGGCGTTTGGTAATTGTTTACATGGAGATGGTACATCAAAATACCATAAacattatcaaaattttcagaTTACAACATCGAAAGGAAAAACTTTAACATTTGGATTATCAGAAGTTGCAGGTGGCGATGCGGCAACAGTaatgaaaaattttactgacaCAATTGATGACATGTGTGACATTCTGAAAGAATGTGACAAGGATGCAAATTTTTCCCGGCTTGTCACATCAATCAAATCTACAATGTCGGATCTTGGCCCTATTAATCCTTTATTTAACTCACAACTGAAATCTTTAAGGGAAAAATTATTACCAAATGTTGTAGAAAACTGGAATTATTTAAGCGAAACACAAAAAACGGACATGACCGATAtgggaaatttcttttgcaaaTTACATCTTCTGGCAAATTTTGCCTCAGAGGCAGATAAAGTTCTGCATTCATTTGAGAGAATGGTCCTCTGTGATGACTATGAAACAGTATTTGCCTTCAATAGTGCAAAAGAATCTTCTGCTTCTAGATTAGTGCGTACAGCTTGTAAAGCTTTTCATGTGCGTGGAAGTGACGAATGTGGAGTAGCATCGtattttaactcgtttttagCTGGTCGCAATCAGAAATCTTACTTTGTACCATTTATTGGAAATCGTTTTTACATATTGTTTTATAACGCTGCTGCATTATATTACCATCGTGATGCAGTCGTATCTTTTCTTTCATCATGGCCTGATCCTAATAATTTACTGAAAGCTGTAAATGAAGACGTATCAAATAAGTTGTTTCTTAACTTGGCATTATTGATAAATTATTGA